In Ruminiclostridium papyrosolvens DSM 2782, the following proteins share a genomic window:
- a CDS encoding YerC/YecD family TrpR-related protein, with protein sequence MNSKLRDEHTDSLFDAILLLKNREECYNFFEDLCTIAELKALAQRLQVAKMLREKRTYTEICEQTGASTATISRVNRCLVYGADGYNIVLDRLQEKDGQMNV encoded by the coding sequence GGGATGAACATACAGACAGTTTATTTGATGCAATTTTACTTTTAAAGAATAGGGAAGAATGTTATAATTTTTTTGAAGATCTTTGTACTATTGCAGAATTGAAGGCTTTGGCACAAAGACTTCAAGTAGCAAAAATGTTAAGGGAAAAGAGAACCTATACGGAGATTTGTGAGCAAACCGGGGCCAGTACGGCTACCATAAGCAGAGTTAACAGATGTCTTGTATATGGTGCTGACGGGTATAATATCGTACTTGATAGATTGCAAGAGAAAGATGGGCAAATGAATGTTTAA
- the secA gene encoding preprotein translocase subunit SecA, whose product MVKNFIEKIIGSYSDRELKRIYPIIDKIEAFEPEIQKLTDTELKAKTPEFKGRLANGETLDDILPEAFAVVREASKRVLGMRHFRVQLIGGLVLHQGRISEMKTGEGKTLVATLPVYLNALSGKGVHVVTVNDYLARRDSEWMGKIYNFLGLTVGLIVHDMENEDRRAAYNCDITYCTNNELGFDYLRDNMVIYKEDRVQRDLNYAIVDEVDSILIDEARTPLIISGMGDKSTDLYKRANSFASKLRAKVITQMDDKVDADEVFDEDYIVDEKAHTTVITSNGIKKAEQYFGIENLSDPENMTISHHVNQALKAHGLMKRDKDYVVNNGEVTIVDEFTGRLMYGRRYSDGLHQAIEAKEGVKVERESKTLATITFQNYFRMYSKLAGMTGTAQTEEDEFNTIYKLDVIIIPTNREMARKDHPDVVYKNEIGKFNAVIEDVVQCHEKGQPVLIGTISIEKSEFLSTMLKRKGIPHQVLNAKYHDKEAEIIAQAGKFGAVTIATNMAGRGTDIVLGGNAEYMSKQEMRKMGYDEELINASTSYNETTDELIIEAREQFTKLNNKFKDIINKEREKVVEAGGLHIIGTERHESRRIDNQLRGRAGRQGDAGSSRFFISLEDDLMRLFGSERLTNIVNALGLEDDQPIEHRMLSNAIENAQKKVEGRNFDVRKRVLQYDDVMNKQREIIYAQRKTVLDGDNLKDYFIKMFESVIDGVIANYCTESEYADAWDWSSIIAYLESVFIPQGAFVLTDEEKKSMDNIDLKERLMEIVNKIYEFKEMENTPELMRELERVVLLRVVDEKWMDHIDAMDQLRSGIGLRAYGQRDPVVEYKFEGFQMFEEMIKSIQEDSIRLLVRARIDREHAPQREKVAEPVAASHGDEPKKPVVNKSKVGRNDMCPCGSGKKYKFCCGQGE is encoded by the coding sequence ATGGTTAAAAATTTTATAGAAAAAATTATTGGGTCATATAGCGACAGAGAATTAAAAAGGATTTATCCGATTATAGATAAAATCGAGGCATTTGAGCCGGAGATACAGAAATTAACAGATACAGAGCTTAAAGCTAAAACACCTGAATTTAAAGGGCGTCTTGCCAATGGTGAGACCTTGGATGATATTTTACCGGAAGCTTTTGCTGTTGTTCGTGAGGCTTCAAAAAGAGTATTGGGTATGAGACACTTCAGAGTTCAGCTCATTGGTGGTCTTGTATTGCATCAGGGTAGAATTTCAGAAATGAAAACAGGTGAAGGTAAGACCCTTGTTGCTACATTACCTGTATATCTCAATGCCCTATCTGGAAAAGGAGTTCATGTAGTAACCGTAAATGATTACCTTGCAAGACGTGACAGCGAGTGGATGGGAAAAATATATAACTTCTTGGGATTGACTGTAGGTCTTATCGTACATGATATGGAAAATGAGGATAGGCGTGCGGCATATAACTGTGATATAACTTACTGTACAAATAACGAACTGGGTTTTGATTATTTGAGAGATAACATGGTTATATACAAGGAAGACAGAGTACAGAGAGACTTGAACTATGCCATAGTGGATGAGGTTGACTCCATCCTCATAGATGAAGCCAGAACACCTCTTATAATTTCAGGTATGGGTGATAAGTCCACCGATTTATACAAAAGAGCAAATTCCTTTGCTTCAAAACTGAGAGCAAAAGTAATTACACAAATGGACGACAAGGTTGACGCCGATGAAGTATTTGACGAGGACTACATTGTAGATGAAAAAGCACATACAACGGTAATTACGTCAAATGGTATAAAGAAGGCGGAGCAGTATTTCGGAATAGAAAACCTCTCCGACCCTGAAAATATGACAATTTCACACCATGTTAATCAGGCATTGAAGGCACATGGTCTTATGAAAAGAGATAAGGACTACGTTGTTAATAACGGAGAAGTCACTATTGTTGATGAGTTTACAGGAAGACTTATGTACGGAAGACGTTACAGCGACGGTCTCCATCAGGCAATAGAAGCAAAAGAAGGCGTAAAGGTAGAAAGAGAAAGTAAGACACTTGCAACCATTACATTCCAGAACTATTTCAGAATGTACAGCAAGCTGGCAGGTATGACAGGTACTGCTCAGACAGAAGAAGATGAATTCAACACAATATACAAACTGGATGTTATCATAATTCCTACAAATAGGGAAATGGCAAGAAAAGACCATCCGGATGTTGTTTATAAAAACGAAATTGGTAAATTTAATGCAGTTATAGAAGATGTTGTACAGTGTCATGAAAAAGGTCAGCCGGTATTGATTGGTACAATATCAATTGAAAAATCAGAATTCTTAAGTACTATGCTTAAGAGAAAAGGTATTCCTCATCAGGTATTGAATGCAAAATACCATGACAAGGAAGCTGAGATTATTGCTCAGGCAGGTAAATTTGGAGCAGTAACCATTGCAACTAACATGGCAGGTAGAGGTACCGATATAGTTCTTGGCGGTAATGCTGAGTATATGTCAAAACAGGAAATGCGTAAGATGGGTTATGACGAGGAACTTATAAATGCGTCAACCAGCTACAACGAAACAACTGACGAACTGATTATTGAAGCAAGAGAGCAGTTCACAAAACTAAATAACAAGTTTAAGGATATTATAAATAAAGAGAGAGAAAAAGTTGTTGAAGCCGGCGGATTGCATATTATAGGTACTGAGAGACATGAATCCAGACGTATAGACAATCAGTTGAGAGGACGTGCAGGTCGTCAGGGAGACGCCGGTTCATCTAGATTTTTCATTTCACTTGAAGACGATTTAATGAGACTTTTCGGCTCAGAGAGATTAACCAATATTGTTAATGCACTCGGTCTTGAAGATGATCAGCCTATAGAGCATAGAATGCTGTCCAATGCAATTGAGAATGCTCAAAAGAAGGTTGAAGGAAGAAACTTTGACGTACGTAAGAGAGTTCTGCAATATGATGATGTTATGAACAAGCAGAGGGAAATTATATACGCTCAGAGAAAGACAGTTTTAGATGGAGATAATCTTAAGGATTACTTCATAAAAATGTTTGAAAGCGTTATAGACGGTGTCATAGCAAACTATTGTACAGAAAGTGAATATGCCGATGCATGGGATTGGTCAAGTATAATAGCTTATCTTGAGAGTGTATTTATTCCGCAGGGTGCTTTCGTTCTGACTGATGAAGAAAAGAAATCTATGGACAATATAGACCTTAAAGAAAGACTCATGGAAATTGTTAATAAGATATATGAGTTCAAGGAAATGGAAAACACTCCTGAATTAATGAGAGAGTTGGAAAGAGTAGTACTTCTCAGAGTTGTTGATGAAAAGTGGATGGATCACATTGATGCAATGGATCAATTGAGGTCAGGAATAGGGTTGAGAGCATACGGACAGAGAGATCCTGTTGTTGAATATAAGTTTGAAGGATTCCAGATGTTTGAAGAGATGATTAAGAGTATTCAGGAGGATTCTATCAGACTTCTGGTTAGGGCAAGGATTGACAGAGAACATGCTCCTCAACGTGAAAAGGTTGCAGAGCCTGTTGCTGCAAGTCATGGGGACGAACCTAAGAAACCTGTTGTAAACAAGTCGAAGGTCGGAAGAAATGATATGTGCCCATGTGGAAGCGGAAAGAAGTATAAATTCTGCTGTGGTCAAGGAGAATAA
- a CDS encoding DNA polymerase III subunit alpha, producing MGNFVHLHVHTEYSLLDGANRIKDLIQRVKELGMDSIAITDHGVMYGVVDFYKEAVKNGIKPILGCEVYTAKRNMKDKQPGIDSNYGHLVLLAKNQIGYKNLMKIVSLGFTEGYYYKPRVDYETLEKYSEGIIALSACLSGDIPSAILNNDYERAVELSNNLNRIFGQGNFYLELQHNGISEQNLVNQQLIKLSGELGIPLVATNDAHYLTKENAKSHEILLCIQTGKTINDDNRMRFNTDEVYVKSPEEMYDNFKNVKQALENTVKIAEMCNVELEFGKLHLPSFEVEEGYTPYEYLREQCYKGLKSRYGDNCSEEIIHRLEYELSVISQMGYVDYFLIVWDFIKYAREQGIMVGPGRGSAAGSIVSYALGITSIDPLKYNLLFERFLNPERISMPDIDIDFCYERRQEVIDYVIRKYGKDRVSQIITFGTMAARAVIRDVGRALDISYGDVDAIAKMIPFQIGMNIDKALEMNQELKKRYETDEETQVLIDTARTLEGLPRHASTHAAGVVISKEPIVEYVPLQLNDNSVTTQVTAVPLEELGLLKMDFLGLRTLTVIRDAVDLAEQVHGKKIDIQQIDFDDKDVYKMIGDGRTAGVFQLESAGMTQFMKDLQPNSLEDIIAGISLYRPGPMDQIPRYIRNKNNPKLIKYHHPMLESILDVTYGCMVYQEQVMQIVRELGGYSLGRSDLVRRAMSKKKISVMEQERKNFVYGITDEEGNEVVKGAVNNGVDEITANKIFDEMMDFASYAFNKSHAAAYAVVAYQTAWLKHYYPVEFMAASINSFLGSSDKVSQYVNECKSLNIQVLPPDINESNVKFTVVNKNIRFGLAAIKNVGENAIKSVIAERQQNGEFSSFLDFCQRIEGRDINKRCVESLIKSGAFDSLKVFRSKLMAVYERLLDGISQNRKKNMDGQLSIFDMMSEPQELLQEDFPDIKEYPANALLSMEKEMLGLYVSGHPLSEYQSILERNVNLYSSDLFVDDENSTDMEVSGKKLQDSMRVTVGGIVAYKKTKATKNNNLMAFIYLEDLFGTMELIVFPTVYEKFSQLLQQESLIIVNGRLSVREDEQPKIIVEEVLPIKSLQEKGLYLTLPEQLPKEDGAALRALLRYFSGATPTYVAKKNENFFKKLDRQYWIYVNNVIMEELVNRLGEENVVIK from the coding sequence ATGGGGAATTTTGTACACCTGCATGTACATACTGAATATAGTCTTCTTGATGGGGCAAATAGAATTAAAGACCTTATACAAAGGGTTAAAGAGCTGGGAATGGATAGCATAGCTATTACTGACCACGGTGTAATGTACGGAGTTGTAGATTTTTATAAAGAAGCCGTAAAAAATGGGATTAAGCCTATACTTGGTTGTGAGGTATATACTGCAAAAAGAAACATGAAGGATAAGCAGCCGGGAATTGATTCAAATTATGGTCATCTTGTTTTACTTGCAAAAAATCAGATAGGGTACAAAAATCTTATGAAAATAGTCTCCCTTGGGTTTACCGAAGGGTATTACTATAAACCCAGAGTTGACTATGAAACCTTGGAGAAATACTCAGAAGGGATTATAGCCCTGAGTGCATGTTTGTCAGGGGATATTCCGTCCGCAATACTAAATAACGATTACGAAAGAGCAGTGGAACTATCTAATAATTTGAACCGTATATTTGGACAAGGGAACTTTTACCTTGAGCTTCAACATAATGGAATTAGCGAGCAAAATCTGGTTAACCAACAGCTCATTAAGCTGTCAGGGGAGTTGGGAATACCTTTGGTTGCCACAAATGATGCACATTACCTCACAAAGGAAAATGCTAAATCCCATGAGATTCTTTTATGTATCCAAACGGGCAAAACAATAAACGATGATAACAGAATGCGGTTTAATACGGATGAAGTTTACGTAAAATCACCGGAGGAAATGTATGATAACTTTAAAAATGTTAAACAGGCTCTGGAGAATACAGTAAAAATTGCTGAAATGTGTAATGTGGAACTGGAATTCGGAAAGCTGCATCTGCCAAGCTTTGAGGTGGAGGAGGGTTATACTCCTTATGAATATCTGAGAGAACAGTGTTATAAAGGACTCAAGTCAAGGTATGGTGACAATTGCTCGGAAGAAATAATTCACAGACTTGAATATGAGCTTTCAGTTATATCACAGATGGGTTATGTAGACTACTTCCTTATTGTATGGGATTTTATTAAATATGCAAGAGAACAGGGTATAATGGTAGGGCCGGGAAGAGGTTCCGCAGCGGGAAGTATAGTATCCTATGCACTGGGGATAACCAGTATTGACCCTCTCAAATATAACCTTTTGTTTGAAAGGTTTTTAAATCCTGAGAGAATCAGCATGCCTGATATAGATATTGATTTCTGTTATGAGCGCAGACAGGAAGTAATTGATTATGTAATAAGAAAGTATGGCAAGGATAGGGTATCTCAAATAATTACCTTTGGAACCATGGCTGCAAGGGCTGTTATAAGAGATGTTGGAAGAGCGTTGGATATTTCTTACGGGGATGTTGATGCCATAGCCAAAATGATACCTTTTCAAATAGGTATGAACATAGATAAAGCTCTGGAGATGAATCAGGAACTGAAAAAGAGATATGAAACCGACGAGGAGACACAAGTACTTATTGACACAGCAAGAACTCTTGAAGGCCTTCCGCGTCATGCCTCCACACATGCTGCCGGAGTTGTTATCTCAAAAGAACCAATAGTAGAATATGTACCACTTCAATTAAACGATAACAGTGTGACAACCCAGGTAACAGCAGTACCCCTTGAAGAGTTGGGACTTCTCAAAATGGACTTTCTTGGACTGAGAACTCTTACTGTAATACGTGATGCAGTAGATTTGGCAGAACAAGTTCATGGGAAGAAAATAGACATTCAGCAAATTGATTTTGATGATAAAGACGTTTATAAAATGATAGGGGATGGCAGAACAGCAGGTGTATTTCAGCTGGAAAGTGCGGGAATGACTCAGTTTATGAAGGATCTCCAGCCAAACTCACTGGAAGATATCATAGCGGGTATTTCTCTCTATAGACCGGGTCCTATGGATCAGATACCAAGATACATCAGAAATAAAAACAACCCGAAGTTAATAAAGTATCATCATCCGATGCTGGAAAGTATTCTTGATGTTACGTATGGCTGCATGGTGTATCAGGAGCAGGTAATGCAGATAGTAAGGGAACTTGGAGGCTACTCACTGGGCAGGTCTGACCTTGTAAGACGTGCTATGTCCAAAAAGAAGATATCTGTAATGGAGCAGGAGCGCAAAAACTTTGTATACGGAATAACGGATGAGGAAGGTAACGAGGTTGTAAAGGGTGCGGTAAATAACGGTGTAGATGAGATTACAGCCAATAAGATATTTGATGAAATGATGGACTTTGCAAGCTACGCCTTTAACAAGTCCCATGCTGCTGCATATGCTGTAGTGGCTTATCAGACAGCATGGCTGAAACACTATTATCCCGTAGAGTTTATGGCAGCTTCCATAAACAGCTTTTTGGGCAGCAGTGATAAAGTATCCCAGTATGTCAATGAATGTAAAAGCCTCAATATACAGGTACTTCCACCGGATATTAACGAAAGCAACGTAAAATTTACAGTTGTAAATAAAAATATACGTTTTGGATTGGCTGCAATTAAAAATGTTGGAGAGAATGCAATAAAATCTGTTATTGCAGAAAGACAGCAGAATGGAGAATTTAGTTCATTTCTGGACTTCTGTCAAAGAATAGAGGGGCGTGATATTAATAAAAGGTGTGTCGAAAGCCTTATAAAAAGCGGAGCATTTGACTCCCTTAAAGTATTCAGATCAAAGCTGATGGCGGTATATGAGAGGCTGCTGGACGGAATTTCGCAAAACCGTAAAAAGAATATGGACGGTCAGCTGTCAATATTTGATATGATGAGCGAGCCACAGGAGCTTTTGCAGGAGGATTTTCCTGATATAAAGGAATACCCTGCAAATGCACTTCTTTCGATGGAAAAGGAGATGCTGGGCTTGTATGTATCAGGTCATCCGTTAAGCGAATATCAGAGCATATTGGAGCGAAATGTAAATCTTTACAGCAGTGATTTGTTTGTTGACGATGAAAACTCAACTGATATGGAGGTAAGCGGTAAAAAACTTCAGGATTCCATGAGAGTAACGGTAGGAGGCATAGTAGCATACAAAAAAACCAAGGCGACAAAGAATAACAATTTGATGGCTTTTATATACCTTGAAGATTTGTTCGGAACTATGGAACTAATAGTTTTTCCCACAGTATACGAGAAATTCTCCCAGCTTTTACAGCAGGAGAGTTTAATCATTGTAAACGGCAGACTGAGTGTGAGAGAGGATGAACAACCTAAAATAATTGTAGAGGAAGTTCTGCCTATAAAAAGTCTTCAGGAGAAGGGGTTGTATTTAACCTTACCTGAACAGCTTCCAAAAGAGGATGGCGCTGCTTTAAGAGCACTTTTGAGATATTTCTCAGGTGCTACACCAACTTATGTTGCAAAAAAAAATGAAAATTTTTTCAAGAAACTTGACAGGCAATACTGGATATATGTCAATAATGTAATAATGGAAGAATTAGTAAACAGGCTTGGCGAAGAAAATGTAGTAATAAAATAA
- the mtrB gene encoding trp RNA-binding attenuation protein MtrB — MDNLEDKLSGEYVAIKAGENGVTIIGLTRGRDTKFHHTEKLDKGEVLLAQFTENTSAIKIRGKATVYCRYGTIQSGE; from the coding sequence ATGGACAACCTGGAGGATAAGTTATCTGGTGAGTACGTTGCTATTAAGGCTGGGGAAAACGGGGTTACAATTATCGGGTTAACGCGTGGAAGGGATACAAAATTTCATCATACCGAGAAGTTGGATAAGGGCGAAGTTCTTTTGGCGCAATTTACAGAGAATACCTCTGCGATAAAAATAAGAGGCAAGGCCACTGTTTATTGCAGATATGGTACTATTCAAAGCGGTGAATAA